The Methanofervidicoccus sp. A16 genome has a segment encoding these proteins:
- a CDS encoding aspartate dehydrogenase: MLRIGLVGCGAIATIIVNAVLMGIINPKVVALYDRHLHKAEKLGRLVGAQVCHSIEELVRKDLDIVIECASIRAVEDVATKAIENGKDVIVMSVGAFKDPNLYKRLYNLAKRHNRRIYIPSGAVAGIDGIKAASLGEIYEVTLTTVKPVEGLRDSLEKQGIDVDTISEPTTVFEGSFLEAIERFPQNINVSLVLYLASNYPTKVKIVADPGISVNRHEVIVRGSTGTIRTVVENIPCKENPKTSALAAYSVIRLIKDLSEPIVIGT, from the coding sequence ATGCTGAGAATAGGACTGGTTGGTTGTGGAGCCATCGCTACTATAATAGTTAATGCGGTACTAATGGGTATTATAAACCCTAAGGTTGTAGCCCTCTACGACAGACACCTTCACAAGGCGGAGAAACTTGGAAGGTTGGTAGGAGCCCAGGTGTGCCACTCTATAGAGGAGTTAGTACGTAAGGACTTAGATATAGTTATAGAGTGTGCTTCGATCCGAGCGGTAGAGGATGTTGCAACAAAGGCTATAGAAAATGGAAAGGATGTAATAGTGATGAGTGTCGGTGCCTTTAAAGATCCTAACCTCTATAAAAGACTGTACAACCTTGCAAAGAGGCACAACAGGAGGATATACATACCTTCAGGAGCCGTTGCAGGAATAGATGGAATTAAGGCAGCCTCCTTAGGAGAGATATACGAGGTAACGTTGACAACAGTAAAACCTGTAGAGGGATTAAGGGATTCCTTAGAGAAACAGGGGATCGACGTAGATACTATTTCAGAACCAACTACAGTCTTTGAAGGTAGTTTCTTAGAGGCTATAGAGAGATTCCCTCAGAATATAAACGTCTCTCTGGTACTTTACCTGGCATCTAACTACCCTACAAAGGTTAAGATAGTGGCAGATCCAGGGATCTCCGTAAATAGACATGAAGTGATAGTTAGAGGTTCCACAGGCACCATAAGAACAGTTGTTGAAAACATACCATGTAAAGAGAACCCTAAAACCTCAGCATTGGCAGCCTATTCAGTTATAAGACTTATTAAGGATCTCTCAGAGCCTATAGTTATTGGGACGTAG
- a CDS encoding bis-aminopropyl spermidine synthase family protein, with protein MKIIGQMGGKLNKSTLDLSNRERFKTFLKRLAEKVKVAEGVDAIESILRCIYRNQPVSTKGISQYTKLPLPVVSKVRSILERSRILKRDERGAVYTEYGRNLVEDNLKFRMKRDLKCPTCRGRGIVLDDVFKEILRKHKEYAKLRPTVNTRIDQSHATPETAVYRAAIMADRGDLEGKRVLFIGDDDLTSIPSAMTGFPEEVVVMDIDERLLNLIDKISKREGLNIETVKQDFREELDKKYWGRFDTVFTDPPYTLDGLKLFLSRGVEGLGDKGVLYLAFSHKPIEEYLEVQRIVNSMNFAIYELIPGFNIYEGSEIIGNTTFLARLVGKNLKKFKNEEINLSKLYTGEVRPTLRYYRCLKCGKVYKVDGKNVVIEDLVCECGGKKFKMVKRKKVKNGSGDL; from the coding sequence ATGAAGATAATCGGTCAGATGGGAGGTAAATTAAATAAAAGTACTCTGGATCTCTCCAACAGGGAGAGGTTTAAAACTTTCCTAAAAAGGTTGGCAGAGAAGGTAAAGGTGGCAGAAGGTGTTGATGCTATCGAAAGTATACTAAGGTGTATCTATAGGAATCAGCCAGTATCTACAAAGGGAATAAGTCAGTACACTAAACTACCTTTACCTGTTGTAAGTAAGGTAAGGAGTATCCTAGAGAGGAGCAGAATCTTGAAAAGGGATGAAAGAGGTGCAGTGTATACAGAGTACGGTAGGAATTTAGTAGAGGATAATCTAAAATTTAGAATGAAGAGAGATTTAAAATGTCCCACCTGTAGGGGGAGAGGAATAGTTCTAGATGATGTTTTCAAGGAGATACTTAGGAAACATAAGGAGTATGCAAAACTTAGGCCCACTGTGAATACAAGGATAGATCAGTCTCACGCCACTCCTGAAACAGCAGTGTATAGGGCGGCTATAATGGCTGACAGGGGAGATTTAGAGGGAAAGAGGGTGTTATTTATTGGAGATGATGATTTAACATCCATTCCAAGTGCAATGACAGGATTTCCAGAAGAAGTTGTAGTTATGGATATAGATGAGAGACTGTTAAACCTGATAGATAAGATATCTAAGAGAGAGGGGTTGAATATTGAAACAGTTAAACAGGATTTTAGGGAGGAGTTAGATAAAAAGTACTGGGGACGATTTGATACTGTATTTACAGATCCTCCCTATACATTGGATGGTTTAAAGTTGTTCCTATCAAGGGGTGTTGAAGGATTGGGGGATAAGGGAGTACTTTACTTAGCCTTTTCTCATAAACCAATAGAGGAGTACTTAGAGGTTCAGAGGATTGTAAATAGTATGAATTTTGCAATATATGAACTTATTCCTGGATTCAACATCTACGAAGGTTCTGAGATAATTGGAAATACCACATTTTTAGCAAGGTTGGTGGGAAAGAATTTAAAAAAGTTTAAAAATGAGGAGATAAACTTAAGTAAGTTATATACTGGAGAGGTAAGACCTACTCTGAGATACTACAGATGTTTAAAATGTGGTAAGGTTTACAAGGTAGATGGTAAGAATGTGGTTATAGAGGATTTAGTTTGTGAATGTGGTGGTAAGAAGTTTAAGATGGTTAAAAGAAAGAAGGTAAAGAACGGATCAGGTGATTTATAA
- a CDS encoding PRC-barrel domain-containing protein, with the protein MAIKVSEILNKKIYTTKGYYVGEVYDAMIDTEKAVVSGIVVSDVYRGCLKDKIDDPTKKVVIPYRVVESIGNIVLVKLPSK; encoded by the coding sequence ATGGCAATTAAAGTTAGTGAAATCCTCAATAAAAAGATCTACACTACAAAAGGTTATTACGTTGGAGAGGTTTACGACGCCATGATAGATACTGAGAAGGCTGTAGTAAGTGGTATAGTTGTAAGTGATGTTTATAGGGGGTGTTTGAAGGATAAAATAGACGATCCCACTAAAAAGGTAGTTATACCCTATAGAGTTGTAGAGTCTATAGGAAATATAGTTCTAGTGAAATTACCAAGTAAATAA
- a CDS encoding RimK family alpha-L-glutamate ligase has translation MYNCLSRKYPTTFINPKKLNLDVDLILSRVERDYLREGLKALKYIEENKDIEVINPRRSIEVCQNKYFTYRVLREYMPVSILISPDNFQDVGYLMEDVGLEFPVVVKPSYGGYGDGVLKVEKKEDLKDLLSRHYRKNSNNLIIQEYIPYKHDIRAFVIGNRIVCAMERIPKNDWRANCSLGAETRRFYLESDVEDLVLKCVKRVGAHIVGVDVLIDRENNPYILEMNITPQFRNIMKYSDIPLEILKFIERFYK, from the coding sequence ATTTACAACTGTCTATCAAGGAAATATCCTACTACCTTCATAAACCCTAAGAAGTTAAATTTAGACGTTGATCTAATACTGTCAAGGGTTGAGAGAGATTATTTAAGGGAGGGCTTAAAAGCGTTGAAATATATCGAGGAGAATAAAGATATAGAAGTGATAAATCCTAGGAGATCTATTGAGGTATGCCAGAACAAGTACTTTACCTACAGAGTTCTAAGGGAATACATGCCAGTATCTATCTTGATATCCCCAGATAACTTCCAGGATGTGGGCTATCTCATGGAGGATGTAGGTTTGGAATTCCCTGTAGTGGTAAAACCATCTTATGGAGGATACGGTGATGGAGTTTTAAAGGTGGAGAAGAAGGAGGATCTAAAGGATCTTTTAAGTAGACACTATAGGAAGAACTCTAACAACCTTATTATTCAGGAGTATATCCCCTATAAGCATGATATAAGGGCTTTCGTTATTGGCAACAGGATAGTATGTGCCATGGAGAGAATCCCTAAAAATGACTGGAGGGCAAACTGCTCCCTTGGAGCGGAGACTAGGAGATTTTATTTAGAGAGTGATGTTGAAGATCTCGTTTTAAAGTGTGTTAAAAGAGTAGGCGCCCATATAGTGGGAGTAGATGTGTTGATAGATAGAGAGAACAATCCCTATATACTGGAGATGAATATAACCCCTCAGTTTAGAAATATTATGAAGTATTCCGATATTCCCTTAGAGATACTCAAGTTTATAGAGAGATTCTATAAATAA
- a CDS encoding 50S ribosomal protein L11 methyltransferase produces the protein MILKLNVPQWHYSMLQDRERLGVFKWAIERSVKPDDILYDVGTGSGILAMMAARIVKKVYAIELDPITYQYALENIQINGFNNIELIEGDAREYVPKDEVDVVVMEMLDTALITEPQVPVINAILKKGILKEGGRIIPQRVYNTAQVVLARMDHIYYDEEVTSQPLSNEVLYSTVDFNRVNREEVSYHLEFRISCNEVKEDRIGIRLNTYTQLTEDTVAGSTPMLNPPLIIPIKNPRIEGNILKVKLSYRMGGDLESIKVV, from the coding sequence ATGATACTTAAATTAAACGTCCCTCAGTGGCACTACAGTATGCTACAGGATAGAGAGAGGCTAGGAGTGTTCAAGTGGGCTATAGAGAGGAGTGTTAAACCTGATGATATCCTCTACGATGTAGGTACAGGAAGTGGAATACTGGCTATGATGGCTGCCAGAATTGTAAAAAAGGTTTATGCCATAGAGTTAGACCCTATAACCTACCAGTATGCCTTGGAGAATATACAGATCAACGGGTTTAATAATATAGAACTTATAGAGGGCGATGCAAGAGAGTACGTTCCTAAGGATGAGGTGGATGTAGTTGTTATGGAGATGTTAGACACTGCACTTATTACAGAACCTCAGGTCCCAGTGATAAATGCCATACTTAAGAAAGGGATCTTGAAGGAAGGGGGGAGGATCATACCTCAGAGAGTCTACAATACAGCCCAGGTAGTATTGGCTAGGATGGACCATATCTACTACGACGAGGAGGTGACCTCACAGCCTCTATCTAACGAAGTACTCTATAGTACAGTTGATTTTAACAGGGTGAACAGGGAAGAGGTGTCCTATCATTTAGAGTTTAGGATATCCTGTAATGAAGTTAAGGAGGATAGAATAGGCATAAGGTTAAACACCTATACTCAACTGACAGAGGATACTGTTGCTGGCAGTACTCCTATGTTAAACCCTCCTCTCATTATACCAATTAAGAACCCAAGGATAGAGGGCAATATTTTAAAGGTTAAACTATCCTATAGAATGGGGGGAGATCTAGAGAGTATCAAAGTTGTATAA
- a CDS encoding N-6 DNA methylase, with translation MDTIDTNIKIHKTLNNKRRIYGEHLTPIEIFKEFILPEIKDKLHRYIWVDLFAGKGNLILPILEYIPEEERVDFFKNHIFLFDIQKELVEQAIQNAIKYGIPEEVAKENIQQRDTIKGYPRFLLNLELPVYHITNPPYLYIGYIVKHRETQKYLEYFKGENEKYQDLYQLALINDLRHGIEKMIYIIPSNFLFGFSVSNRIRTDFLKYYTIRKAIIFEKEIFEHTGTNVIICFFERKEVPKYEVFSFEGIKIGKDIQKRKYTLDPKNHYRAGNDFEEFISTYRADKPLKVKYYLTVEEVEKNKGDLEIEVIDANAYNGKEYKRIKIYVNEKLYRKIKSNILFVRTLDTGSPDGRAGLYKIREVFGVDGILVTKAKYRTHPIHLFIEPEISTEEQVILMDYFNLILEYFREKTDSEFMTTYKYSSSEYTRKYLGLLQVKGLIQTFPWLNLRDEEREHLKDLIRKKNVDELISFIKKKNGRERLEL, from the coding sequence ATGGATACAATAGATACCAATATAAAAATTCATAAGACTTTAAATAATAAAAGAAGGATTTATGGAGAGCATCTGACCCCTATTGAGATATTTAAGGAGTTTATTCTACCTGAAATAAAAGATAAATTACATAGATACATCTGGGTTGATCTCTTTGCAGGAAAAGGTAATCTCATACTCCCGATATTGGAGTATATCCCAGAGGAGGAGAGGGTAGATTTTTTTAAAAACCATATTTTTCTCTTTGATATTCAAAAAGAATTAGTAGAACAGGCTATTCAAAACGCTATTAAATACGGAATTCCAGAAGAGGTTGCTAAGGAGAATATCCAACAAAGAGATACCATTAAAGGTTATCCTAGATTTTTACTTAACTTAGAATTACCTGTTTATCACATAACAAATCCACCATATCTATATATAGGCTATATAGTTAAGCACAGGGAAACTCAGAAATACTTGGAATACTTTAAAGGGGAGAATGAAAAGTATCAGGATTTATACCAACTTGCATTGATAAACGACTTGCGCCATGGCATTGAAAAAATGATCTATATTATTCCATCAAATTTTTTATTTGGTTTTTCTGTATCAAACAGGATAAGAACAGATTTTTTAAAGTATTATACCATTAGAAAAGCCATTATCTTTGAAAAAGAGATATTTGAACATACAGGTACAAATGTTATTATCTGCTTTTTTGAAAGAAAGGAGGTACCAAAATATGAGGTTTTTTCATTTGAAGGTATTAAAATCGGTAAAGATATCCAAAAACGAAAATATACACTAGATCCCAAAAATCACTACAGGGCTGGAAACGATTTTGAGGAATTTATAAGTACGTATAGGGCAGATAAACCTTTGAAGGTAAAATACTATCTAACTGTTGAGGAGGTGGAGAAAAATAAAGGTGATCTTGAAATCGAAGTTATAGACGCCAACGCCTATAACGGTAAGGAGTATAAGAGGATAAAGATATACGTAAATGAAAAACTGTATAGGAAAATTAAATCAAATATTTTATTTGTAAGAACCCTAGATACTGGAAGTCCAGATGGAAGGGCAGGACTTTATAAAATTAGAGAGGTTTTTGGAGTAGACGGTATTTTAGTGACTAAAGCTAAATACAGGACTCATCCCATTCATCTATTTATAGAACCGGAGATTTCAACAGAGGAACAGGTTATATTGATGGATTACTTTAATCTGATCTTGGAGTACTTTAGAGAGAAAACAGATAGTGAATTTATGACCACTTACAAATACTCCAGCAGTGAATACACTAGGAAGTACCTTGGATTGCTACAGGTTAAAGGACTGATTCAGACATTCCCCTGGCTAAACTTAAGAGATGAGGAGCGGGAACACCTCAAGGATCTAATCAGAAAGAAAAACGTAGATGAATTGATATCCTTTATCAAGAAGAAAAATGGAAGAGAAAGGTTAGAACTATGA